The Gemmatimonadota bacterium genome includes the window CGCCGGTACGTGCGGTTTGGTGTGGATACAGGAGGATCTGAATTTATTCAGTCGTGTCGCGATTCCGTTGTCGCGATCATGATCGAAAAGAAAGAAGCAGTCGAAAATTTGGAAGCCCTGCTTTCCTTACCGGGCTTAGATATGATACAATTCGGGCCAGGGGATTATTCTCTGAACACGGGCTATGCCAGAGAAAAAGTACAGGAAGCCGAAAAATACGTGATCGAAACATCGCTTAAAATGGGCATTGCGCCCCGGGCGGAACTCGGAGACGCCAGAGGCGCGAAGCGATATTTAGACATGGGCGTGAAACACTTTTGCGTGGGAACCGATGTGAGCATCTTAATGCAATGGTTCCGCGAAGAGGGCAAAGCGATGAGAGATGTGCTGGAAAATGCGTAGGGTCCTGAGTGGGCATTTACTCCGCATCAACCAATTTCCCGTCTTTAAATATCAGTTTCAAGTCGTCGTAAGTGAGAACGGTCTTGGAGCCGAGGTCAACACGCGTTTTGGGTTTGCCTTTCAGGGCGATCACTTCTTCAATAGACATATCCAGCTTGAGTGAAACAGTTTTCTCTGCACCTTCTAATTCTGCTTCGCTTGCTGCAAAGGCGATTTTGAAAAGACGTTCAACTTCGGGAATCGTGTACTTATCTCTATTGACCTTGAGGCGAACGGCATGGCGAGCACCTGACAGTCTGTCGAGTTCAATATAGACCTCTTTCTCCCTCGCCTCGGCTTTTCGGATTTTAACTTTCGCACCTCGTTGGATCACCCGCACACTCCACCCGGCAAGCTCATCTCTTATAATGATATTCCGGGCTTCTTCGGCAAAATCCTCTGCAGACTGAGACTGAGACTGGCGAAAACCACCTATTGTCGCGCGGTATGAAACTTCCCCATTCTCAAAAACATTTGCCGCATCAATACCTCGAATCCCGTCATTCACCTCTACAAAAGCGATTTTGATCCAGAACGTCTTGCCTTTAAGCGCTGCAACATGACCTTTTACATCTCCCGGCTGCGCTTGCACAGTTTGAGCTGAAACAATAATCATCGACAAGAATACCAGAAAAAAACGCATCACATCTCTCCAATCTGAGTAGTTC containing:
- a CDS encoding aldolase/citrate lyase family protein, with translation MRRNKLRELLDADKPTLGTHVHSPWPSVFEMVGYSGQFDYIEYVSEYAPYDLHTMDNIGRAIDLFDDMSAMIKVEEDPRGHIANRAIGAGIQNVLFADVRTVEDVAACVAAVRPDTPEDGGHHGVNMRRYVRFGVDTGGSEFIQSCRDSVVAIMIEKKEAVENLEALLSLPGLDMIQFGPGDYSLNTGYAREKVQEAEKYVIETSLKMGIAPRAELGDARGAKRYLDMGVKHFCVGTDVSILMQWFREEGKAMRDVLENA